A region from the Algoriphagus machipongonensis genome encodes:
- a CDS encoding sulfatase: protein MMKHLSILLFLAFSLQAYSQNKRPNIILINIDDMGWRDVGFMGSDFFETPVIDRLSKMGMVFSQGYASAANCAPSRASMLTGKWSNRHGIYTVGTSERGKSKDRKIIPTQNTTDLSKDFTILPQVLNSNGYKTIAAGKWHVSNSPLEFGFDVNIGGGHNGHPSSYYPPYGNVDIETEPDQYLTDAIMEKTILELQKTDSPFFLYYSPYAVHTPIQPVKSLLAKYEGKSSKLGQKNAEYATMVENLDRNIGLLFQTLEVIDQLENTLIIFVSDNGGLNGITSQKPLRAGKGSYYEGGIRVPFFFIWKNHIPSGKTNDTPITNLDIFPTILEAAEIKDKYSLDGESLIPLLTQNKELPDRTLFWHFPIYLESYRYGQNETRDSLFRTRPGTAMRSGKWKLIYYFEDEDFELFDLEEDISEQNDLSKKLPEKREELFQLMKNWWAETQAPIPSKPNPDYQPS, encoded by the coding sequence ATGATGAAACACCTCTCAATCCTTCTATTTCTTGCATTTAGCCTTCAGGCCTATTCCCAAAACAAAAGACCGAACATCATCTTGATCAATATTGATGACATGGGATGGAGAGATGTGGGTTTTATGGGCAGTGATTTCTTTGAAACCCCCGTAATCGATCGACTTTCTAAAATGGGGATGGTTTTTTCCCAAGGATATGCATCTGCTGCTAATTGTGCCCCAAGTAGAGCATCCATGTTGACCGGAAAGTGGAGCAACAGACACGGAATTTATACGGTTGGAACTTCAGAAAGAGGAAAATCGAAAGATCGAAAAATTATCCCTACGCAAAACACCACTGACCTGAGTAAAGACTTTACCATTTTGCCACAGGTATTAAATAGCAACGGCTATAAAACGATCGCAGCCGGAAAATGGCATGTTTCTAACTCCCCATTAGAGTTTGGGTTTGATGTGAATATCGGAGGAGGGCATAATGGACACCCTTCCAGCTATTATCCTCCTTATGGAAATGTGGATATCGAGACAGAACCTGATCAGTATTTGACGGATGCGATTATGGAAAAAACCATTCTTGAGCTCCAAAAGACAGATTCTCCTTTCTTTCTATATTATTCTCCCTATGCAGTTCATACACCTATTCAACCCGTCAAATCTTTGCTAGCTAAGTATGAAGGAAAATCTTCCAAACTTGGCCAAAAGAATGCAGAGTATGCTACCATGGTCGAAAATTTAGACCGAAACATAGGCCTGCTTTTTCAAACCTTAGAAGTTATCGATCAATTAGAGAATACCTTGATCATTTTTGTTTCTGACAATGGTGGACTGAATGGAATCACAAGCCAAAAGCCCTTGCGGGCTGGAAAAGGAAGTTATTATGAAGGAGGAATCAGAGTTCCTTTCTTTTTCATCTGGAAAAATCATATCCCTTCTGGAAAAACAAATGATACCCCCATCACGAATCTTGACATTTTCCCTACCATACTTGAAGCTGCAGAAATCAAAGATAAATATTCCTTGGATGGGGAAAGTCTGATTCCACTGTTGACTCAGAATAAGGAACTTCCGGATAGGACTTTGTTTTGGCACTTCCCAATCTATCTAGAATCTTACCGATATGGTCAAAATGAAACTAGAGATTCTCTTTTCAGAACGAGACCAGGAACCGCCATGAGGTCAGGAAAATGGAAACTCATTTATTATTTTGAAGATGAAGACTTCGAACTTTTTGATTTGGAAGAGGATATCTCTGAGCAGAATGACCTTTCAAAAAAACTACCTGAAAAGAGAGAGGAATTATTTCAATTGATGAAAAATTGGTGGGCTGAAACTCAAGCTCCAATACCCAGCAAACCTAATCCTGATTATCAACCCTCCTAA
- a CDS encoding alpha/beta hydrolase family protein: MKQVKFLLLSVFFLTIFPSFAQMSQQARDSIAKLSQADHQLMMQRLGIESLRPGPSGNPEAPNAANKDESIATPYTALPDPLVFDNGQKVRNKKDWEKRKTEIEEHFASEIYGRIPENTPSVSWEIIEEKDSLFGEVPARFKKLIGHVDNSSYPEIEVNIEMYMATPKDAKKVPLVMQFSWIWPASMQRPRPQGPTWQEQMLKEGWGFAMLIPTSFQADNGAGLRAGIIGLVNKGQPRKLDDWGTLRAWGWGASRALDYLETDPSVDAKKVAIEGLSRYGKAALVAMVDEPRFAIGFLASSGAGGAKIFRRVYGEQVENLASSGEYHWFTPNFIKYAGPLTPMDLPVDAHEMVALCAPRPVFISGGDPDVEGHWIDAVGMFKTAVAATPVYEFLGKKGINTDQYPGTNVGLLDGDLVFRQHDGGHTEDPNWGYFIEFAKRYLED, from the coding sequence ATGAAACAGGTCAAATTTCTTCTTTTATCGGTTTTTTTTCTGACCATATTTCCCTCTTTTGCACAAATGTCCCAACAGGCTAGAGACAGTATTGCAAAACTCAGCCAAGCAGATCATCAGCTGATGATGCAAAGATTAGGAATAGAATCGCTTCGACCTGGTCCTTCAGGAAATCCTGAAGCTCCTAATGCGGCAAACAAGGATGAATCGATTGCAACCCCTTACACGGCTCTTCCAGACCCCTTAGTTTTTGACAATGGCCAGAAAGTCAGAAATAAAAAAGATTGGGAAAAAAGAAAGACAGAGATCGAAGAGCATTTTGCATCAGAGATTTATGGAAGAATACCAGAAAACACCCCTTCTGTTTCCTGGGAAATCATTGAAGAAAAAGACAGCCTTTTTGGTGAAGTTCCTGCCAGGTTTAAAAAGCTCATAGGCCATGTAGATAACTCATCCTATCCAGAAATTGAAGTAAACATAGAAATGTATATGGCCACTCCCAAAGATGCCAAAAAGGTGCCTTTAGTGATGCAATTCAGTTGGATTTGGCCAGCCAGTATGCAGCGCCCAAGACCGCAGGGACCCACTTGGCAGGAGCAGATGCTGAAAGAAGGCTGGGGTTTTGCGATGTTAATTCCAACAAGTTTTCAGGCGGATAATGGAGCTGGTTTACGTGCTGGAATCATCGGTTTGGTCAATAAGGGTCAGCCAAGAAAGTTGGATGATTGGGGAACCTTGAGAGCTTGGGGATGGGGAGCAAGTAGAGCCTTGGATTACCTTGAAACAGATCCAAGCGTTGATGCTAAAAAAGTTGCAATCGAAGGACTCTCCAGATATGGAAAAGCAGCTTTGGTGGCCATGGTTGATGAGCCAAGATTCGCTATAGGTTTTCTGGCTTCCTCTGGAGCTGGTGGGGCAAAAATATTTCGAAGAGTCTACGGCGAACAAGTGGAAAACTTGGCTTCTTCCGGAGAATACCACTGGTTTACTCCTAATTTCATCAAGTATGCAGGGCCTCTTACACCCATGGATTTACCTGTGGATGCTCATGAAATGGTCGCACTTTGTGCGCCTCGACCTGTATTTATTTCCGGGGGAGATCCGGATGTTGAAGGTCACTGGATTGATGCGGTAGGCATGTTTAAAACTGCAGTCGCTGCAACCCCTGTGTATGAATTTTTAGGCAAAAAGGGAATCAATACCGACCAATATCCTGGAACAAATGTAGGTTTACTTGATGGAGATTTAGTTTTCAGACAGCACGACGGAGGTCATACCGAAGATCCCAATTGGGGATATTTCATTGAATTTGCAAAGCGGTACTTAGAGGATTAA
- a CDS encoding carboxylesterase/lipase family protein, whose amino-acid sequence MKNQRREFFKKVGVGTAGFGLAASVPFSTQAESKSHQASSGQFLQIGDDIAIANTDSGKIKGYILNDVYTFLGVPYGADTSGKNRFMPPKKPEKWTGVKPTIWWGNTAPQIMDNRYASPDYSFADHWNYDDVSEDCLKLNVWTPALDSKKRPVLVWLHGGGFTNGNGIEQDGYHGENISKNGDIVFVSINHRLGPIGFTDLSGVGGSKYSNSGNVSQLDIIASLEWVRDNIANFGGDPGNVTIMGQSGGGAKVTATMSMPAAKGLVHKGVPLSGSMLRANDQEYSRKLGEYVMKEAGLTPDSIDKLQELSWREYIDIANKALEKMRKDNPTPGFRGGFGPVADGVNIPKGEFFSDPNGLASDIPMLVCTTFHEWNPTRTSPELEKIDWAGVVEKIQPRFGADSEKIVNAYRQDFPDASPADIWAMVLSNRQGAINTSNAKAKQKAPVYLAWFGWEPELYSGRMKAFHCIDICFWFDNTDRMYTHTGGGERPRKLSKAMSTSLLAFMRTGNPNAGSLPTWKEYSPEGGETMILNDVSALKNNPDKRGREALPS is encoded by the coding sequence ATGAAAAACCAAAGACGCGAATTCTTCAAAAAAGTCGGCGTAGGTACAGCAGGCTTTGGATTAGCTGCAAGTGTTCCTTTTTCTACCCAAGCAGAATCCAAATCACATCAAGCCAGCTCCGGTCAGTTCTTACAAATCGGAGATGACATTGCGATAGCTAATACAGATTCCGGCAAAATCAAAGGATATATTCTCAATGATGTTTATACATTTCTCGGAGTTCCTTATGGGGCTGATACTTCTGGTAAAAACAGATTTATGCCTCCGAAGAAACCAGAAAAGTGGACTGGAGTGAAGCCCACAATCTGGTGGGGGAATACGGCTCCTCAAATCATGGACAACCGCTATGCGAGTCCTGATTATTCATTTGCCGACCATTGGAATTATGATGATGTCAGCGAGGATTGCCTCAAATTAAATGTATGGACTCCAGCTTTGGACAGTAAAAAAAGACCCGTTCTAGTTTGGCTGCATGGTGGTGGATTTACCAACGGAAATGGCATCGAACAGGACGGCTACCATGGAGAAAATATCAGTAAAAATGGCGACATCGTTTTCGTTTCAATCAATCATCGTCTAGGTCCTATTGGGTTTACAGATCTATCGGGTGTCGGCGGTTCCAAATATTCCAATTCTGGCAATGTCAGTCAACTCGACATCATCGCATCGCTTGAATGGGTACGCGATAACATCGCCAATTTCGGTGGAGATCCTGGTAATGTCACTATCATGGGTCAGTCTGGTGGAGGAGCAAAAGTTACTGCCACCATGTCCATGCCTGCTGCAAAAGGATTGGTGCACAAAGGAGTTCCTTTGAGCGGTTCTATGCTTCGAGCCAATGATCAGGAATATTCCAGAAAACTGGGTGAATATGTCATGAAAGAAGCTGGGCTTACTCCTGACTCTATCGATAAACTTCAGGAATTAAGCTGGAGGGAATACATTGACATAGCCAACAAGGCTTTGGAAAAAATGAGAAAAGACAATCCAACTCCAGGTTTCAGAGGAGGCTTTGGTCCGGTCGCTGATGGAGTTAATATCCCTAAAGGTGAGTTTTTCTCCGATCCAAATGGGCTGGCATCAGATATTCCTATGCTGGTTTGTACGACCTTCCACGAATGGAATCCGACCAGAACATCTCCTGAATTAGAAAAAATAGATTGGGCAGGAGTGGTAGAAAAAATCCAACCACGATTTGGAGCGGATTCGGAGAAAATTGTGAATGCCTATAGACAGGATTTCCCAGATGCTTCTCCAGCAGATATTTGGGCGATGGTCCTTTCTAACAGGCAGGGTGCAATCAATACCTCCAATGCAAAAGCAAAGCAGAAAGCACCCGTTTACCTGGCTTGGTTTGGGTGGGAACCCGAATTGTATTCTGGCAGAATGAAAGCTTTTCACTGTATTGATATCTGTTTTTGGTTTGATAACACGGATCGGATGTATACGCATACTGGCGGAGGGGAGAGACCAAGGAAGTTATCCAAGGCGATGTCTACTTCACTTTTAGCTTTCATGCGCACAGGAAATCCAAATGCAGGTTCATTGCCAACCTGGAAAGAATACTCCCCAGAAGGCGGAGAGACCATGATTCTCAATGATGTCAGTGCCCTGAAGAATAATCCTGACAAAAGAGGAAGGGAAGCATTGCCAAGCTAA
- a CDS encoding M14 family metallopeptidase → MRKQILLTIIAFTISICSWAQIQTPEQFLGYKPGDRFTPHHRMVDYFEHVAANNPNVRLIQYGETNEKRPLIIAILASEENMARIEQIREDNLKRAGVLEGDPSTSVPINWMSFNVHGNESVGMEAAISSFYTLANPANEKSQEWLKNQVIIMDPCINPDGRDRYSNWYNQKMNTTLQPDLQSVEHNEPWPGGRANHYLFDLNRDWAWQVQVESQQRMKVYNQWLPQLHLDFHEQGINNPFYMAPAAEPLHEQLTPWQHEFQDIFGRNTAKYFDEAGRFYFTKERFDLLYPSYGDSYPMFNGAIGMTIEQGGGGQAGIGGYNSVGDTVTLSYRIAGHYTAAMSAAEVTSQNAEKLLDQFETYYEENSSNPKGKYKSFVIKGESNPAQVAKLLKLLDKNGILYGKAGSKSGLNGFEYQSGESKSFSTTDKDIIINAYQPKSVLTQVFFEPNPALHDSITYDITSWALPYAYGLEAYAVEGKIDASGEYEAPEFTANQVGKTPVAYMAAWEGTRDAAFLSALLNEGIRVKYPEFPFEVEGKSFPAGSLLITKGGNEYVANFDQKVVDIANKFGVTLATTMSGYMDKGKDFGSPNIRIIQAPNVALIGGSGTNSLNYGAIWHFFEKELNYPLVNLELDNMARYDLSKYDVLIMPSTRGGGLSKPAMDNVMEWVRGGGNLIAIDGALNAFANKEGFDLKTFDTDDEKKAAQKEYEALNKEERLAPYQEGERVRISSGAAGAIYEITMDETHPLGYGTGGKYYTLKNNSSRYAYLNNGVNAGIIASNDAYRTGYIGFKIKSKMGESMAIGAERAGRGQIVYFVDDPIFRGFWESGKLVLSNAIFMVGQ, encoded by the coding sequence ATGAGAAAACAGATACTTCTTACCATTATAGCTTTTACGATCAGTATTTGCTCCTGGGCACAAATCCAGACACCAGAGCAATTTTTGGGTTACAAGCCTGGAGATCGATTCACGCCTCATCACCGCATGGTGGATTATTTTGAGCATGTAGCTGCCAATAATCCAAACGTCAGATTGATCCAATATGGAGAAACCAATGAAAAGCGTCCATTAATCATTGCCATTCTTGCCAGTGAAGAAAATATGGCGCGGATAGAGCAAATCCGTGAAGACAATTTGAAAAGAGCTGGAGTTTTGGAGGGCGATCCTTCTACCTCTGTACCGATCAACTGGATGTCATTTAATGTGCACGGAAATGAGTCTGTCGGTATGGAAGCCGCAATTTCCTCTTTCTATACGCTAGCAAACCCTGCCAATGAAAAGTCACAGGAATGGCTAAAAAACCAAGTGATCATTATGGATCCTTGTATCAATCCTGATGGGCGTGACCGCTATTCCAATTGGTACAATCAGAAAATGAATACCACTTTGCAGCCTGACCTACAATCTGTAGAGCATAATGAACCTTGGCCAGGAGGTCGTGCCAACCACTATCTATTTGATCTAAACAGAGACTGGGCTTGGCAGGTACAGGTAGAATCTCAGCAGAGAATGAAAGTGTATAACCAATGGTTACCTCAGCTCCATTTGGATTTCCATGAGCAAGGAATCAACAATCCATTTTACATGGCTCCAGCTGCAGAACCTTTGCATGAGCAATTGACTCCATGGCAACATGAGTTTCAGGATATCTTTGGAAGAAATACTGCCAAATACTTCGATGAAGCTGGACGTTTCTACTTCACCAAAGAGCGTTTTGATCTACTTTACCCTTCTTATGGGGATTCCTACCCTATGTTTAATGGAGCTATCGGTATGACCATCGAACAAGGTGGCGGAGGTCAAGCTGGTATAGGTGGGTACAACTCAGTAGGCGACACAGTAACGTTAAGCTATAGAATCGCAGGACATTATACTGCTGCTATGTCAGCTGCCGAAGTAACCAGCCAAAACGCTGAAAAACTTTTGGATCAATTTGAAACCTATTATGAAGAAAATTCTTCCAACCCAAAAGGAAAGTACAAAAGCTTTGTGATCAAAGGTGAGAGCAATCCTGCCCAAGTGGCTAAGCTCTTGAAGCTTTTGGACAAAAATGGAATTCTTTACGGAAAAGCAGGATCCAAATCTGGTCTTAACGGTTTTGAATATCAAAGTGGAGAAAGCAAATCCTTTTCGACTACTGACAAGGATATCATCATTAATGCTTACCAGCCAAAATCTGTTTTGACTCAGGTGTTTTTTGAACCGAATCCTGCCTTGCATGATAGCATTACTTACGATATCACTAGCTGGGCTTTACCTTATGCTTATGGTTTGGAAGCCTATGCAGTGGAAGGAAAAATTGATGCCTCAGGGGAATATGAAGCACCAGAATTTACAGCAAATCAAGTTGGAAAGACTCCTGTTGCCTATATGGCTGCTTGGGAAGGAACCAGAGATGCAGCATTTTTATCAGCCTTGCTAAATGAAGGTATCAGAGTAAAGTATCCAGAATTTCCATTTGAGGTAGAAGGAAAAAGTTTCCCTGCTGGTTCGCTATTGATAACAAAGGGAGGAAATGAATATGTGGCAAACTTTGACCAGAAAGTGGTGGACATTGCCAATAAATTTGGAGTGACGCTAGCCACCACCATGAGTGGATACATGGATAAGGGAAAAGACTTTGGCTCTCCAAATATCAGAATCATTCAAGCTCCAAATGTTGCTTTGATCGGAGGTTCTGGAACCAACTCCCTAAACTATGGAGCCATCTGGCACTTTTTTGAGAAGGAGTTGAATTATCCTCTAGTGAATCTGGAATTGGATAATATGGCCAGATACGACCTGAGTAAATATGATGTTTTGATCATGCCATCTACCAGAGGAGGTGGTTTGTCTAAACCTGCCATGGACAATGTCATGGAATGGGTTCGAGGTGGTGGAAACCTAATCGCAATTGATGGGGCCTTGAATGCATTTGCAAATAAAGAAGGTTTTGACCTGAAAACATTTGATACAGATGATGAAAAGAAAGCCGCACAAAAAGAATACGAGGCACTGAACAAAGAAGAGCGACTGGCACCGTATCAAGAAGGTGAAAGAGTTAGAATTTCGAGTGGTGCAGCTGGTGCTATCTATGAAATCACCATGGACGAAACTCATCCTCTAGGGTACGGTACAGGAGGTAAATATTATACCCTGAAAAATAACTCAAGTAGATATGCCTATCTAAATAATGGAGTTAATGCTGGAATTATTGCTTCAAATGACGCCTATAGAACGGGTTACATTGGCTTTAAAATCAAATCCAAAATGGGAGAGTCCATGGCAATCGGAGCTGAAAGAGCAGGAAGAGGTCAAATCGTTTACTTTGTGGACGACCCGATATTTAGAGGATTCTGGGAATCTGGAAAACTGGTATTGAGCAATGCTATTTTTATGGTTGGACAGTAA
- a CDS encoding rhodanese-like domain-containing protein, with the protein MNFFSALFGTTDNTQLNEALQEGAFLVDVRSSGEFASGSVKGAVNIPLDQVGSQLSKFKGKKNIVVFCRSGNRSAQAKNILEQNGFQDVINGGTWNNVNECIK; encoded by the coding sequence ATGAATTTCTTCTCAGCCTTATTTGGAACAACAGATAATACACAGTTGAATGAAGCGCTTCAAGAAGGTGCTTTCTTGGTAGATGTAAGGTCTTCAGGTGAGTTTGCTTCAGGTTCAGTAAAAGGGGCAGTCAATATTCCTCTTGACCAAGTTGGTAGTCAACTCTCAAAATTTAAAGGAAAGAAAAACATTGTGGTATTCTGTAGAAGTGGGAACCGAAGTGCTCAGGCAAAAAATATTTTAGAACAAAATGGATTTCAGGATGTTATCAATGGAGGCACTTGGAATAACGTTAACGAGTGTATAAAATAA
- a CDS encoding Crp/Fnr family transcriptional regulator encodes MERESDSYYNKFKSHIEKHLNVKNVEFETISHFFEVKKVGKKTSLIEPGEICRFENFVVSGLFQTTVPDESGKIHTLNFPHENWWVGDFKSFSTQTPSNMRIEALEDSVLLEITKSSLDELLGSSPVFANYFRILSENASIAANERIIYQLSQTAEQRYQLFCQKYPAIKNRLSQRRIASFLGVSPEYFNQLENRKKS; translated from the coding sequence ATGGAAAGAGAATCTGATTCTTATTACAATAAATTCAAAAGCCATATTGAAAAGCACCTCAACGTAAAAAACGTGGAGTTTGAGACTATTTCCCACTTTTTTGAAGTGAAAAAAGTGGGAAAGAAAACGAGTCTTATTGAACCGGGAGAAATTTGCCGCTTTGAAAATTTTGTTGTTTCTGGATTATTTCAAACCACTGTCCCAGATGAATCAGGGAAAATCCACACGCTAAACTTTCCTCATGAAAATTGGTGGGTAGGTGATTTCAAAAGTTTTTCTACCCAAACGCCATCAAACATGAGAATTGAAGCACTTGAGGATTCTGTCTTACTAGAAATCACCAAAAGCTCTCTAGATGAACTTTTAGGGAGTTCACCAGTTTTTGCAAATTATTTCAGAATCCTGAGTGAAAATGCAAGCATCGCAGCTAATGAGCGGATCATCTACCAATTATCTCAAACTGCTGAACAGCGATATCAGCTATTTTGCCAAAAATATCCTGCGATCAAAAACCGGTTGTCCCAGAGAAGAATCGCTAGTTTTTTAGGGGTTTCTCCAGAATATTTTAATCAATTAGAAAATAGAAAAAAAAGTTAA
- a CDS encoding nuclear transport factor 2 family protein gives MAEKHPNVKLIESFFTAYSKADFEGIQKVMDKNVEWHIPGNHPYSGIKKGIKELMEYFEKLNDFGFKAEQIVMGVNDNYVIDCHRNWSTSDTHGSLNALSCLLWKIEGNKIVEVINFPQEQSLVDDFFQKNSEVI, from the coding sequence ATGGCAGAGAAGCACCCGAATGTTAAACTAATAGAAAGCTTTTTCACAGCTTATTCTAAAGCTGATTTTGAGGGAATACAAAAAGTGATGGACAAAAATGTCGAATGGCACATTCCCGGAAATCACCCTTATAGCGGAATAAAAAAGGGAATTAAGGAATTGATGGAATATTTTGAAAAGCTAAATGATTTTGGCTTTAAAGCTGAGCAAATTGTCATGGGAGTAAATGACAATTATGTGATTGATTGCCATAGAAACTGGAGCACGTCAGATACTCATGGGTCATTGAATGCCTTGTCCTGTTTGCTTTGGAAAATTGAAGGGAATAAAATCGTAGAGGTCATTAATTTTCCTCAGGAACAGTCTTTGGTTGATGATTTTTTTCAGAAGAATTCTGAAGTTATCTAG